Proteins encoded by one window of Girardinichthys multiradiatus isolate DD_20200921_A chromosome 14, DD_fGirMul_XY1, whole genome shotgun sequence:
- the LOC124881086 gene encoding kinesin light chain 2-like, translating to MSTMVYPREEALERLTQDEIVLNTKAVMQGLETLRGEHTQLLNSLLDCTQVSIAQEKSGLLRKNLEDIELGLGEAQVIIALSNHLSAVESEKQKLRAQVRRLCQENQWLRDELAETQHKLQRSEQCVAQLEEEKKHLEFMNQIKKIDDDVSLSEERSQSSGRTGGGDSSKDSLDDLFPNDDDQGTAQPSGEAAAQQGGYEIPNRLRTLHNLVIQYASQGRYEVAVPLCKQALEDLEKSSGHDHPDVATMLNILALVYRDQNKYKEATHLLNDALAIREKTLGKDHPAVAATLNNLAVLFGKRGKYKEAEPLCKRALGIREKVLGKSHPDVAKQLNNLALLCLNQAKYDEVEYYYKRALEIFESKLGADDPSVARTKNNLATCYLKQGKFKDAEVLYKEILTRAHEKEFGSVNNDNKPIWMHAEEREESKGKQKDSGPYVEYGSWYKACKVDSPTVNTTLKSLGALYRRQGKLEAADTLEECASKSRKQGIDAINQSKVVELLKDGPGGGSDRRQSRDGPGGRGDGEGEESAEWNGDGNGSLRRSGSFGKIRDALRRSSEMLVKKLQGSGPQEPRNPGMKRASSLNFLNKSTEETTQDANNGLSDSRGLSSSNVDLTRRSSLIG from the exons ATGTCCACCATGGTGTATCCGCGTGAGGAAGCCCTGGAGCGACTGACCCAGGATGAGATCGTCCTCAACACTAAGGCCGTCATGCAGGGCCTGGAGACACTGCGTGGTGAACACACACAGCTCCTCAACTCGCTGCTGGACTGTACCCAGGTGTCTATTGCCCAGGAGAAGTCCGGGCTCCTCCGGAAGAATCTGGAAGACATTGAGCTGGGCCTGGGAGAAGCGCAG GTTATCATCGCTCTGTCAAACCACCTGAGCGCCGTGGAGTCCGAGAAGCAGAAGCTGCGCGCCCAGGTCCGTCGGCTCTGTCAGGAGAACCAGTGGCTGCGGGACGAGTTGGCAGAAACGCAGCACAAGCTGCAGCGCAGCGAACAGTGCGTTGcccagctggaggaggagaagaagcaCTTGGAGTTCATGAATCAGATCAAGAAGATTGACGACGATGTTTCCCTGTCAGAGGAGAGGAGCCAGAGCTCCGGAAGGACTGGAGGAGGAGACTCTTCAAAGGACAGCCTGGATGATCTGTTCCCCAACGATGACGACCAAGGAACAG CCCAGCCGAGTGGGGAGGCAGCAGCCCAGCAGGGAGGTTATGAGATCCCGAATCGACTCAGGACCCTGCACAACCTGGTGATCCAGTACGCCTCCCAGGGCCGCTACGAAGTCGCTGTTCCTCTGTGCAAGCAGGCCCTGGAGGATCTGGAGAAGTCGTCCGGACACGACCACCCTGACGTGGCCACCATGCTCAACATCCTGGCCTTGGTGTACAG AGACCAAAATAAATACAAGGAAGCTACTCACCTATTGAATGATGCCTTAGCCATCAGAGAGAAGACACTGGGGAAGGACCACCCAGCTGTTGCTGCAACCCTCAACAACTTGGCTGTGCTGTTTGGCAAGAGGGGCAAATACAAGGAGGCCGAGCCCCTCTGCAAGAGGGCCCTGGGGATCAGAGAGAAG GTGCTGGGGAAATCCCACCCGGACGTAGCCAAGCAGCTAAACAACCTGGCCCTGCTGTGCCTGAACCAGGCTAAGTACGATGAGGTGGAGTACTACTACAAACGGGCCCTGGAGATCTTTGAGTCCAAGCTGGGAGCCGATGACCCCAGTGTAGCTAGGACCAAAAATAACCTG GCCACATGCTACCTGAAGCAGGGCAAGTTTAAGGACGCAGAAGTTCTGTACAAAGAGATCCTGACCAGAGCACATGAGAAGGAGTTTGGATCAGTCAACA ATGACAATAAGCCCATCTGGATGCATGCAGAGGAGAGGGAAGAAAGTAAG GGTAAACAGAAGGACTCTGGACCGTATGTGGAGTATGGGAGCTGGTACAAGGCCTGCAAGGTGGACAG tcCAACTGTGAACACAACCTTGAAAAGCCTGGGAGCGTTGTACCGTCGCCAGGGTAAGTTGGAGGCAGCAGATACGCTGGAGGAGTGCGCCAGCAAGTCACGCAAACAG GGGATTGACGCCATTAACCAGAGTAAGGTGGTGGAGCTGCTGAAGGACGGACCAGGGGGAGGGAGCGACAGACGACAGAGCAGGGATGGACCGGGGGGACGAGGAGACGGCGAGGGCGAAGAATCCGCTGAGTGGAACGGG GACGGTAATGGGTCTCTGCGTCGCAGCGGCTCCTTTGGAAAGATCCGTGATGCTCTGAGGAGGAGCAGTGAGATGCTGGTGAAGAAACTGCAGGGCAGTGGACCTCAGGAACCCCGTAACCCAGG AATGAAAAGAGCGAGCTCCCTGAACTTCCTGAACAAGAGCACTGAGGAAACCACACAG GATGCCAACAACGGCCTCTCAGACAGCAGGGGACTCAGCTCCAGCAACGTGGACCTAACCAGACGCAGCTCCCTGATTGGTTAG